A region of Schistosoma mansoni strain Puerto Rico chromosome 1, complete genome DNA encodes the following proteins:
- a CDS encoding putative copine codes for MDQDISYSTTVELSIACRNLCDTGVLSKPDPLVVVFEKSFPDNQWVELDRTEIIHNHLNPDFAKKIVMEYHFEEQQRLNFVVYGVDWKSDKLEKHDFLGNCETTLGEIASSGKISKLLKNGPSNDCGSIIISAEEVSSCKDELTLDISGRTLDKKDIFGSSDPFLAFYRVNEDRSRTVVYRTKVIRNTLNPNWEQMIVPLRLLCNGDHDRPVVIACIDWNRSGRESLIGEITTSANELLTMFNNGIYSLDLINPHKAKRHKHYQNSGTLHLNLVRIEKVYSFLEYVQGGTELSCCIAIDFTASNGSPQVPGTLHYSTVTQPSQYAVALQAVGEIISDYDSDNLFPSFGFGACIPPDNNVSHCFPLASSLPLSIIIVGVGPANFDEMEELDGDEVRLSSRGKTAIRDIVQFVPFRNFHQLNNVQESKRRLTKAVLSEIPDQLVSYMRMQGIKPLNTQNNDYKIGTHDSEFRDSSCKMYHSDKLSHAPSYPTDIPNPPYPNF; via the exons ATGGATCAAGATATATCATATTCAACCACCGTTGAACTTTCGATAGCCTGCAG AAATTTGTGCGACACTGGTGTTTTGTCGAAACCTGACCCAC TTGTTGTTGTGTTTGAAAAATCTTTTCCCGATAATCAATGGGTTGAGTTAGATAGGACGGAAATCATCCATAATCATTTAAATCCTGATTTCGCTAAGAAGATTGTCATGGAATATCATTTTGAGGAGCAACAACGTTTAAATTTTGTTGT ATATGGTGTCGATTGGAAGTCAGATAAGTTGGAAAAACAT GATTTTCTTGGCAATTGCGAGACAACTCTTGGTGAAATTGCTTCTTCTGgaaaaataagtaaattattaAA AAACGGCCCTTCGAATGATTGTGGGTCAATTATTA TTTCTGCTGAGGAAGTTTCTTCTTGTAAA GATGAATTGACGCTTGACATATCTGGGAGGACGCTAGATAAAAAGGACATATTTGGATCATCTGACCCTTTCCTCGCATTTTACAGGGTGAATGAAGATAGAAG TCGAACAGTCGTTTACAGAACAAAAGTGATAAGAAACACATTGAATCCAAACTGGGAGCAGATGATTGTACCACTAAGGCTTTTATGTAATGGAGATCATGACAG ACCAGTGGTCATTGCTTGCATTGACTGGAACAGGAGTGGAAG agAAAGTTTGATTGGCGAAATTACTACATCTGCTAATGAATTGTTAACTATGTTTAATAATGGGATATATTCACTTGAT cttATTAATCCTCACAAAGCTAAAAGGCATAAGCATTACCAAAATTCTGGAACT CTACATTTGAATTTGGTCAGGATCGAAAAAGTATACAGCTTTCTGGAATATGTTCAAGGAGG tacTGAACTAAGCTGCTGTATTGCAATAGATTTTACAGCGAGTAATGGTAGTCCACAAGTTCCCGGTACATTACATTACAGTACAGTTACTCAACCATCACAGTATGCGGTTGCTTTACAAGCTGTAGGAGAAATAATCAGTGATTACGATAG TGATAATCTATTCCCTTCATTTGGATTCGGTGCTTGTATTCCACCTGATAATAATGTGTCACATTGCTTTCCTCTG GCGTCCAGTTTACCTCTAAGCATCATTATTGTTGGCGTCGGTCCTGCGAATTTTGATGAAATGGAAGAACTTGATGGTGATGAAGTAAGACTAAGTTCTCGTGGAAAAACTGCTATTCGTGATATTGTTCAG TTCGTTCCTTTTCGCAACTTCCACCAGTTGAATAATGTTCAAGAGAGTAAAAGACGTTTAACTAAAGCTGTTCTCTCTGAAATCCCAGATCAACTGGTATCTTATATGCGAATGCAAGGAATTAAACCGTTGAATacacaaaataatgattataagATAGGAACACATGATTCAGAATTCAGGGATTCAAGTTGTAAAATGTATCATTCAGATAAATTGTCTCACGCTCCATCTTATCCTACTGATATTCCTAATCCACCTTATCctaatttttaa